In Leptospiraceae bacterium, a genomic segment contains:
- a CDS encoding MORN motif-containing protein, with amino-acid sequence MIFIKISVFRIFMKPKIFISILIFLVSCSTQVQNSKPTKTGCVSGDCQNGSGSMIFPTGEKYVGDFKEGNFHGKGNLVFPEGERYEGDFIENNFHGKGLLILQDGEKYRGDFRFNKFNGRGKLFLPSGEVYEGEFKNNNFEGSGKLTFPNGDIYEGEFQENKFHGLGTYTYKNGDVYNGHFKNDKRDGQGTMTFKSGDKYIGSFQQNQFHGKGIYIKNNGFTYNGDFKEDLYDGEGSIVFKDGKKYQGSFRKGLFHGQGTLIDTDGSKYVGTFKEGETAKGKWTFFEGNKAINVEVDDIQAN; translated from the coding sequence ATGATATTTATTAAGATCTCAGTTTTCAGGATTTTCATGAAGCCAAAAATATTCATTTCTATTCTCATTTTTCTTGTCTCCTGTTCCACCCAGGTTCAGAATTCCAAACCCACCAAAACCGGTTGTGTTTCCGGGGATTGCCAGAATGGTTCCGGATCCATGATATTTCCTACAGGTGAAAAATACGTGGGAGATTTCAAAGAGGGCAACTTTCACGGAAAAGGTAATCTTGTTTTTCCGGAAGGAGAACGCTACGAAGGAGATTTTATCGAAAATAATTTCCATGGAAAAGGTCTATTAATCCTGCAAGATGGAGAAAAATACCGGGGGGATTTTCGATTTAATAAATTTAATGGAAGGGGAAAGCTCTTTCTACCCTCCGGAGAGGTTTATGAGGGAGAATTCAAAAATAATAACTTCGAAGGCAGTGGCAAATTAACCTTCCCCAATGGAGATATCTACGAAGGAGAATTTCAAGAAAATAAATTCCATGGTCTCGGCACCTATACCTATAAAAATGGAGATGTTTATAACGGACATTTTAAAAATGATAAGCGAGATGGTCAGGGCACTATGACCTTCAAATCCGGTGATAAATACATCGGAAGTTTCCAACAAAACCAATTCCATGGAAAGGGAATTTATATTAAAAATAATGGATTCACTTACAATGGAGATTTTAAAGAGGATCTGTACGATGGAGAAGGTTCTATTGTTTTTAAAGATGGGAAAAAATACCAGGGTTCTTTCCGAAAAGGGCTTTTTCATGGACAGGGAACCCTTATTGATACAGATGGCTCCAAATATGTTGGAACTTTCAAAGAAGGAGAAACAGCAAAAGGAAAATGGACTTTCTTTGAGGGTAATAAAGCCATAAACGTAGAGGTAGATGATATACAGGCTAACTAG
- a CDS encoding methyltransferase domain-containing protein, with protein MNLITPYSHFSKIYDSVMSHIDFQSWANFILEASYGDRPHDLNSILDLGCGTGILLSHFPKNLSLKVGLDISSEMLKIARKNLPDATFFRGNLINFQFPDQFDLITSTHDSLNYIPSEEELEQHFFSVFQNLKPGGYYFFDLSSEYNLIKNFHGNTFRETHGKTELIWENLYDPKKKEILSSLLFRKKNKKGDIIESLEHHTQKYYSPELIQTLCQRSGLSILKTGYDYKKWNKSWKCSLINFLCIKKSFPTKMGIRKDKHFLQ; from the coding sequence ATGAATTTAATTACTCCCTACAGCCATTTTTCTAAAATTTATGATAGTGTAATGAGCCATATCGACTTTCAAAGCTGGGCAAATTTCATTTTAGAAGCCAGTTATGGAGACAGACCTCATGACCTGAACTCTATTCTGGATCTGGGCTGTGGAACCGGAATCCTGCTTTCTCACTTTCCTAAAAATCTTTCTCTAAAAGTTGGTTTGGATATATCTTCAGAAATGCTTAAGATTGCCCGGAAAAATCTTCCTGATGCAACATTTTTCAGGGGAAACCTGATTAATTTTCAGTTTCCTGACCAATTCGATCTAATAACTTCTACCCATGACAGCTTAAATTACATTCCCAGCGAGGAAGAACTGGAGCAACATTTCTTTTCTGTCTTTCAAAACCTGAAACCGGGAGGATACTATTTTTTTGACCTGAGTAGTGAATATAATCTCATAAAAAATTTTCATGGCAATACCTTCCGGGAAACACATGGAAAAACGGAACTCATCTGGGAAAACCTGTATGACCCCAAAAAAAAAGAGATTCTTTCCAGCCTCCTCTTCCGCAAAAAAAACAAGAAAGGGGATATAATTGAAAGTCTCGAACACCATACCCAGAAATACTATTCCCCCGAACTCATCCAGACCCTTTGTCAGAGATCCGGTCTTTCCATACTGAAAACCGGATATGACTACAAGAAATGGAATAAAAGCTGGAAATGTTCCTTAATTAATTTCCTGTGTATAAAGAAAAGCTTTCCAACAAAAATGGGGATAAGAAAAGATAAACACTTCCTTCAATAA